A genome region from Anolis carolinensis isolate JA03-04 chromosome 6, rAnoCar3.1.pri, whole genome shotgun sequence includes the following:
- the LOC134292393 gene encoding uncharacterized protein LOC134292393, translating to MAAVREEVTEEPRGLPPPPPHPEGQEAQSLTIQFGLQSASPSHRVVRGEPGEATGRLEPMLGRHSTLQACCHRQCEGYPGIKVQDLSSSFRNRLVFCAIVHHHRLDLLGGRNRERLWLRLTWMGLSAIIGRWALISKLCSSCQELIKSLGETAPFRSMLVTRKEIMEKGNGQERKTLLVGLQKANFGICLWTIAVTSSKKEMWRF from the exons ATGGCGGCGGTGCGGGAAGAAGTGACCGAGGAGCCCcgcggcctcccccccccccccccgcatccaGAGGGCCAGGAGGCCCAGAGTTTGACTATCCAGTTTGGTCTCCAGTCGGCTTCCCCCTCCCACAGGGTGGTGAGGGGTGAGCCAGGAGAGGCAACTGGGAGGCTTGAGCCCATGTTGGGCCGGCACAGCACCCTGCAGGCCTGTTGCCACCGGCAGTGCGAGGGCTACCCCGGCATCAAGGTCCAGGACCTCAGTAGCTCCTTCCGCAATAGGCTCGTCTTCTGCGCCATCGTCCACCACCACCGGCTCGACTTGCT GGGCGGAAGAAACAGAGAACGTCTCTGGCTGAGGCTGACATGGATGGGGTTGTCAGCCATAATAGGAAGGTGGGCGCTGATCAGCAAGCTTTGCTCAAGTTGTCAAGAGCTAATCAAGTCCCTTGGGGAAACAGCACCGTTCAGGTCTATGTTGGTGACAAGGAAAGAGATTATGGAAAAGGGGAATGGGCAAGAGAGAAAAACTCTCTTAGTAGGATTACAGAAAGCTAACTTTGGTATATGCTTGTGGACCATTGCAGTGACTTCTTCCAAGAAAGAGATGTGGCGCTTTTGA